AGCTGCTTAAACCGTCACTACATAACATTAATAAATCATGCTGAAGCCACTCATGACGATGAATTTCGATGGTAACATATTCTTCAGTTCCTAAAGCACGAGTTAATAAGTTACGTCTCGGATGTTGCTCTGCTTCTTCAAGAGAAATTTGTCCACTTTTTACTAATTCGTTTACTAAAGAGTGATCCTCTGTTAGTTGTATCATAGATTCATCAGTATACTTATAAGCTCGGCTATCCCCGATATGTGCAATTAAAATCAATTCAACTGTTGCAAGTGCAACCACAACAGTGGTTCCCATACCCTTATATTTTTCATTTTCTGAAGCAAGTTGATATATTTTTGCATTTGCTAGATAAATGGCTTCTCGGATGGACATCTCACACTCTTCAACAGACATGTTAACCTCTAAAGATTGCAAACTTTCTTGAATCGTTTCAATCGTAATTTGACTTGCTGTATCCCCAGCCTGATGTCCTCCCATTCCGTCTGCCACAATTGCAAGAGTAAACCCATTTAACTCGGTTTGTACTGCAGCCCGATCTTCATTGACTGCTCTAGTACGTCCAACATCCGTTTTATTGGTTGATTTCATAATTATATCACCTCGTACTTGACTCCATATGTTTAGCACGTAATTGACCACAAGCCGCCTCTATATCATGACCCTGCTCTCTACGAATGGTCACATTCACTTTTTTACGTTCTAAAATTTTTTTAAACTCAAATATATCTTTTTTAGGTGTCCTAATATAATCCCGCTCTGGTACATGATTCACAGGAATCAAGTTCACATGACATAACATCCCTTGCAATACATCAGCTAATTCTTCTGCATGCTCTGGTCGGTCATTTTTACCTCCAATTAAAGCATACTCGAAGGTAATTCTTCTACCTGTTGTTTGAATATAATATTTACAAGCTTTCAACAAGTCACGAAGCGGAAAACGTCGATTTACAGGCATTAAACTTGAACGAAGTGCATCATTTGGAGCATGGATTGAGATCGCTAAATTAATTTGTGTTTTTTCATCTGCAAACTTATAAACGTTTGGAACAATCCCACTCGTTGAAACAGTAATATGTCGCTGCCCGATGTTTAGGCCTTTTTCATGTATCATCGTATTTAAAAATTTCATCATATGATCATAGTTTTCAAAAGGTTCTCCAATACCCATAATCACGATGCTGCTAATACGTTCATTTGTATTATCTAATCTTTGCTGAGCCTGTACCACTTGTGCAATAATCTCTCCAGCTGTTAAATCTCTTTTTAATCCTCCTAAAGTAGATGCACAGAAAGTACAACCTACTCGACAACCAACTTGTGTTGTAACACAAATGCTATTGCCGTAATCGTGTTTCATAATAACGGTTTCTATCGCATTTTTATCTTGCAACTCAAATAAAAATTTGATTGTACCATCTTTCGATTCGAACCTTGTTATCTCATTTAAAGTTACAAAGTTGAAATCCGCTTCTAGTTTTTCGCGAAGTTGTTTAGGTATGTTAGACATCTCCTCAAAACTGTTTACGCGTTTAACATATAACCAATCGTAAATTTGTTCTGCCCGAAATGTCGGTTGTTTATTTTCTTTTACCCATGATTGTAATTCCTCTAGGGTGTAATCATAAATAAAGGGTTTCATTTTCACACAACCTTGTTTATAAAGTGATAATTTCTTTGTCTCTTTTTTTGGGTAAGTTTCAGTCTATTTTATCATATATTCTCATTTTTATGTAAACGGGCAATAAAAAAACCGTCCGAATGATAATAATTCGGCAGCACCTGAAGCATTCCCTCTTCTAACTTGATTTGATGATATATCTCCTGTGGTAAAAGTTTCTCAATAGAGGGATCTATGGAAAATTGTGGGTTTTGTGCTAAAAATGCTTTAACAATATGTTCATTTTCCGACGATTCCATCGTACAAGTACTATATACTAGTACGCCTCCAGGTTTTACTAAGTCAGCTATGTTACTCAGTATATCTAATTGTATTTGTGTTATTTCCTGAACATCTGATTCACTTTTTACCCACTTCAAATCTGGCTTTCTACGGATCACACCTAATCCAGAACAGGGTGCATCCAACAATATACGATCAAAAGAATGTTTCTCAAACTTTTGCTTTAATAGGGCTGCATCTTGGACCGATGTTTTGATATTTTTTAAATGCAATCTTTCTACTTGTTCATCAATCAATTTTTCCTTATGTGGATGGATGTCATTTGCCCAAATGACTCCTGTGTTTTTCATCTTTTCTGCCATATGTGTCGTTTTTCCACCTGGAGCAGCACAACAGTCAAGAATGGTTTCATTCGGCCTAGGATCGATCACTGCTGCAACAAGCATCGAACTTTCGTCTTGTATAGAAATTTTACCTTCCTTAAACCAGGAGCTATGAGCCATGTTCCCTCCACTTTCAACAACAATGCCGTCTGTCGAAATAGTCGAAGGAGATATTTGTATTTCTTCTTGTTGCATCTCATTTATTAGAAAATCTCTATCCTGTTTAAGGGTATTTACTCTTACACTCACATGAGGAGTTCCATTATTCGCTTCGCATATTTGTTCAGTCAACTCTTCACCAAACTGATGAATCCAACGTCTAACCATCCACTCAGGATGTGAGTGTTTTAAGGATATGTGTTGCACAATATTTGAAGTGCTAGGCAATTCTAATTGTTCTTTTTTCCGAATGATGTTTCTTAAAACTGCATTGACCATTCCTGAAATCCCACGATGTCCTTTACGTTTAGAGATGTTCACAGCTTCATTTACAACAGCATGATCAGGAATTCGATCTAAGTAATACAACTGATAAAAACTTAAACGTAATAAATTCCGCACCCATGGTTGCAGTTTCTTTACCTTTTTCGTTACGAATTGGTTTAAAAAATAATCAATTGTATTCATTCTCTGAATCGTGCCATATACGATTTCAGTTGTTAAAGCAGCCTCTTGCCGTTCTAAGTTAAATTTGTTTAATGATTCGTTTAATAAAATATTACTATATGCCTTTTTCTCATCAACCTTTGTAAGAATGTTCATGGCTAGCTCACGAGCTGTAGGCTTTTTCTTTTTTGATGTCGTTGTATTTGATGAAGTCATATAAATCAGCTCCCAAGTAGTGTGCCTTCTGGAATCATACTTCCTTTGCTAAATTGCCCCACATCCATTCTTTTTTTACCAGCGGGTTGAATTTGTGTTAACCAGATCGTTCCGTCTCCAGTTATCACCTCTATACCATTAGAAGTCATCTGAACTACTGTTCCTGGTAATGTTTCCTTATCATAATCAGACTTTGAACTGTTATCAGAAGGATTTAAACTTTCCCATACCTTTAGCACTTTTCCATCCCATAAAGTATAAGAGCCTGGCCAAGGATTTAAAGCTCGAATATGATTAAATATTTCTTTAGAAGATTTTCCCCAATCGATGAGTTCATCCTCTCTTTTAATATTTGAAGCAAAAGTAGCTTCTTCATGATTTTGAACTTCGGGTTGAATATTACCCTCTACAAGTTTAGGCAAAGTTGTTTTTAGCAGTTCCGCTCCAGCAATACTTAGTTTTTCAAACATCGTTCCTGTATTATCCTGATCAAGAATAGGCACTTCTACTCGACTAATCATGTCCCCTGTATCTAAGCCTTCGGCCATATACATAATGGTAACTCCTGTTTTTGCTTCTCCACTTTTTATTGCATGATGAATTGGAGCACCTCCTCTATACTTTGGAAGAAGAGAGGCATGAACATTAATGCATCCTAAACGAGGGACTTCTAGTACCGCTTTTGGTAAAATTTGTCCAAAAGCCGCAGTGATAATTAAATCAGGCTGCAATTGTTTCAATTGTTTTATTGCGTCTGGATTTTTCATTTTTTCAGGTTGAAACACAGGAATATTGTGATTTAACGCCTCTACCTTCACAGGAGTAGGTGTTAGAATCCTCTTCCTCCCCTTAGGTCTATCTGGTTGCGTTACTACTCCGACTACATTTAATTGTTCTTCAAGTAAAAGTTGAAGAGAGGGAACAGCAAAATCTGGTGTTCCCATAAAAACGATACGTATTTGTTTAATCAATGACATTGTTTGGTTGTTCCCTTTCATAAATGGTTTCTGCTATATCTGTAAATAAAACACCGTTTAAGTGATCAATTTCATGTTGGAATATTCGGGCTAGAAAATCCTCTGCTTCATAAACAACTTCATTACCATTTCGATCAAAGCCTTTTACAGTAATGGATTTAAAACGATTTACATCCCCATTGATAGACGGAATACTTAAACAACCTTCAGGTCCTACTTCTTTTTCTGTTGAAGTTTTAACGATTTCTGGATTAACCAACTCAATTAACCCCGGTCCCTCTTCTTCACCTGAATCAAGTACAATTACACGTTTCAATATTCCTATCTGAGGAGCTGCAAGTCCTACCCCAGGTGCATCATACATCGTTTCAGCCATATCATCTAATAATTTATGAAGATTTTTATTAAATTTTGTAACTTCTTTACACTTTTCCCTTAAAATCGGATCAGGATTTTTAACAATGACTCTAATTGCCATGTCAATCACCTACCTTTTATAAATTCATAATTACATTAACATTTGTGGGTCTACGTCTATACTTATCTGCAGTTTAGTTTGTTTTATAGTTTCTTCTAATGAAACAACCGCTTTGTGAACCAAGTTTATCGTTTCCCACCCTCCTTGATATTTTATCAAACATTGGAAACGATATCTATCCTTCTTCCTTGGAATGGGCGAAGCTACAGGACCAAGAACTTCTATAACGGATGAAAGATGCTGTCTTTTAATATATTCTGAAAATGTCTCACCTGTACGTACTAAAAGGTTGATATTTTCATGTGAAAAAGTAATTAATATTAATTTGCAATAAGGTGGATAAATACCTCTTTTTCTCGTTTGAAGTTCTGTTCTCATAAAAGATGAATAATCATGTTGACTCGCACTAATCACACTATAATGATCAGGGTTATATGTTTGTATTACGACCTCACCAGGTAGCTCATGCCTTCCCGCTCGCCCAGAAACTTGTGTAAGTAATTGAAATGTTTTTTCAGAGGCTCTGAAATCTGGTAGGTTTAGCACTGTATCTGCCGCAATCACACCAACTAAGGTCACTTTTGGAAAATCCAAACCTTTGGCAACCATTTGTGTACCTAATAAAACGTCTGCTTTATGATCTCGGAATTGATTTAACCATTTTTCATGAGAACCTTTTTCTGTCGTAGTATCAACGTCCATCCGTATAACTCTTATACCAGGGAAAAAACTAGTGAGACTTTCTTCCACTTTTTGAGTGCCTGTTCCAAAATATCGAATGTGCTGACTTGAGCATGAAGGACAAGTTTGATTTTCTCTTTCAGCATGACCGCAATAGTGACAACGCATATGATGAGTATTCATGTGATAAGTTAAAGAAATATCACAATGGGGACAACTTACAACATGACCGCAAGAACGACACATCACAAAAGTGGAATATCCCCTGCGATTTAAGAGCAAAACCATCTGTTCATTTTTCTTTAATCGATCTTCAATCGCCGTATGTAAAACTCGGCTGAACATGCTTCGATTACCTTCCTTTAACTCTTCTCGCATGTCAACGATATGAACTGGCGGCATAGCACGTCCCGCTACTCTTGTAGGCATCGATAAATAGTTCATCGATGATTGATGACCCTCATAATAAGTTTCTAAAGAAGGAGTCGCTGAACCTAATATGACCGCAGCCTGGTGAGCCTCACTTCTCATTTTTGCAATTTCAATCGCATGATATTTTGGATTATCTTGTTGTTTATATGAAGCTTCATGCTCTTCATCAATAATAATTAATCCAATATTTGTGAATGGAGCAAATATCGCAGACCTTGCCCCGATGACGACCTTCACTTTTTTTTGTTGAATTTTACGCCACTCATCATAACGTTCACCTTGAGACAATCTGCTATGGAGTACCGCCACTAAGTTCCCAAAACGACTTTTAAACCGTTCAACCATTTGTGGTGTTAATGATATTTCAGGAACAAGTACAATCGCCTCTCGATTCTGATTTAAACACTGTTGAATCGTTTGTAAATAAACTTCCGTTTTACCGCTCCCTGTGACTCCGTGTAATAAAAAAAGCTGCTGCTTTTGTTCTTGAATGATATGACGAATGGATTGATAAACCTTCTCCTGCTCTTCAGTAAGTTTCAATGGATAGCTTTGGATAAAATCATGTTTTTGAAAAGGATCTCGAAAGATTTCAGTTGTTTCTAATTGCAGCCATTTTTTGTTCACTAAAGCTTTGATACTCGAGGGACTAGTATTCAATCTTTTGGTTAATTCAGCTAGCTGTATTGAATTAGGATGTTCTATAAAAAACTGTAAAATTTCCAATTGTTTATGTGCCTGTTTAGATAACTCTTTTTTGTACTTTTCTAACAATGTTATATTTTGTGGAGGATTTACCATTAAAACTTTTTTAGCAGAGACACGATTTTTGATGTTTTGAGTTTCGGTTAATACCTCGCCTAAAATCATTTCTTTAATAGTTAAACTTGCATTTGGGAAATGGTCAAGTAATTCATTCATTTCAACAGATTGTTTACTTTTTATAAAATGTATAATTTCATTTTCTATCTCACTTTTTGCAATAAATTCTTTTTTCTCTGTTGAATCAGATAATGTAATATATTTTTCGTATTTAGCTTTCAATGCGCCTGGTAGCATCACCTGAAGCGCTGTAATTTCATTGCATAAATATTTACGACTTATCCATTTAGCTAACTTTACAAGCTCCTGTGTTAAGGGAGGCTGAAGATCTAAAACATTTTCAATGCTTTTCATCTTACGATCATCAACTTCGCTTTCTTCTAATAACCCAATAACAAAACCTTGAATCATTCTCGGACCAAACCGTACAGCAACCCTACTCCCAATTTCTACCCAATCGGTTAAAGATGGCGGGACCTTATAATCAAATGGACGATTGGTTTGTTTTGAAGGAACATCAACGATGACACGAGCATACATGGTTTAAAATCACCACCTTACGACATTTTTGAAGCAGCAATTTTAAGAATTTGTTCTGAAACTTGCTCTTTGGATAAGAGTGGCATTTCTTCGATTAATCCCATTTTATCATATAGATTCACCTTATTTGTATCTGTACCAAAACCAGCACCAAGAGCTGTCACATCATTTGCAACAAGCATATCACAATTTTTATTTTTCAATTTTTCAAGTGCATATTTTTCTAGATCATTTGTTTCTGCAGCAAAACCAATTAAAAACTGGTTTGTTTTTAATTCACCTAATTTTTTTAATATATCTGGATTTTTTTGAAGTCTTATTGTTAAAGTATCATCTGATTTCTTTATTTTTTTTTCATATTGTTCTATGGGACGATAATCAGCGACTGCAGCGGCTTTAATCACGATATCCATCTCATCATATCGGCTTAATACAGCTTGATACATGTCTTCTGTTGTTTTAACACATACATTCTCCACTCCATCTAACACTTTTAAATGAGTGTTTGCTGAGACTAACACGACTTCTGCCCCCATTTTATAAGCCGCTTCTGCTAACGAAAACCCCATTTTACCAGAAGAATCATTTGTAATATATCGAACTGGATCTATGCGCTCTAAAGTCCCCCCGGCAGTAACTAAAACACGTTTTCCTTTCAGCAATTGAGAAGACTCAAAAGTCAGAAAATGCTGCTGTACAGCCTCATATATGGTTTCTGGCTCAGCTAATCTGCCTTCACCAACATACCCGCAGGCTAATTGACCCGTACCAGGACTCACAAATTGAATACCGCGTTGCTCCAGTATTTGCAT
The window above is part of the Chengkuizengella sediminis genome. Proteins encoded here:
- the rlmN gene encoding 23S rRNA (adenine(2503)-C(2))-methyltransferase RlmN; this translates as MKPFIYDYTLEELQSWVKENKQPTFRAEQIYDWLYVKRVNSFEEMSNIPKQLREKLEADFNFVTLNEITRFESKDGTIKFLFELQDKNAIETVIMKHDYGNSICVTTQVGCRVGCTFCASTLGGLKRDLTAGEIIAQVVQAQQRLDNTNERISSIVIMGIGEPFENYDHMMKFLNTMIHEKGLNIGQRHITVSTSGIVPNVYKFADEKTQINLAISIHAPNDALRSSLMPVNRRFPLRDLLKACKYYIQTTGRRITFEYALIGGKNDRPEHAEELADVLQGMLCHVNLIPVNHVPERDYIRTPKKDIFEFKKILERKKVNVTIRREQGHDIEAACGQLRAKHMESSTR
- the def gene encoding peptide deformylase; this translates as MAIRVIVKNPDPILREKCKEVTKFNKNLHKLLDDMAETMYDAPGVGLAAPQIGILKRVIVLDSGEEEGPGLIELVNPEIVKTSTEKEVGPEGCLSIPSINGDVNRFKSITVKGFDRNGNEVVYEAEDFLARIFQHEIDHLNGVLFTDIAETIYEREQPNNVID
- the priA gene encoding primosomal protein N', whose protein sequence is MYARVIVDVPSKQTNRPFDYKVPPSLTDWVEIGSRVAVRFGPRMIQGFVIGLLEESEVDDRKMKSIENVLDLQPPLTQELVKLAKWISRKYLCNEITALQVMLPGALKAKYEKYITLSDSTEKKEFIAKSEIENEIIHFIKSKQSVEMNELLDHFPNASLTIKEMILGEVLTETQNIKNRVSAKKVLMVNPPQNITLLEKYKKELSKQAHKQLEILQFFIEHPNSIQLAELTKRLNTSPSSIKALVNKKWLQLETTEIFRDPFQKHDFIQSYPLKLTEEQEKVYQSIRHIIQEQKQQLFLLHGVTGSGKTEVYLQTIQQCLNQNREAIVLVPEISLTPQMVERFKSRFGNLVAVLHSRLSQGERYDEWRKIQQKKVKVVIGARSAIFAPFTNIGLIIIDEEHEASYKQQDNPKYHAIEIAKMRSEAHQAAVILGSATPSLETYYEGHQSSMNYLSMPTRVAGRAMPPVHIVDMREELKEGNRSMFSRVLHTAIEDRLKKNEQMVLLLNRRGYSTFVMCRSCGHVVSCPHCDISLTYHMNTHHMRCHYCGHAERENQTCPSCSSQHIRYFGTGTQKVEESLTSFFPGIRVIRMDVDTTTEKGSHEKWLNQFRDHKADVLLGTQMVAKGLDFPKVTLVGVIAADTVLNLPDFRASEKTFQLLTQVSGRAGRHELPGEVVIQTYNPDHYSVISASQHDYSSFMRTELQTRKRGIYPPYCKLILITFSHENINLLVRTGETFSEYIKRQHLSSVIEVLGPVASPIPRKKDRYRFQCLIKYQGGWETINLVHKAVVSLEETIKQTKLQISIDVDPQMLM
- the coaBC gene encoding bifunctional phosphopantothenoylcysteine decarboxylase/phosphopantothenate--cysteine ligase CoaBC, with translation MLKSKTIVLGISGGIAAYKAASLCSKLVQGGANVHVIMTESATQFIQPLTLQTLSRNPVIVDIFDEKDAAVVSHIDLADRADLVLVAPATANIIAKIAHGLADDMLSTTLLATMAPIMIAPAMNVHMYAHPAVQKNMQILEQRGIQFVSPGTGQLACGYVGEGRLAEPETIYEAVQQHFLTFESSQLLKGKRVLVTAGGTLERIDPVRYITNDSSGKMGFSLAEAAYKMGAEVVLVSANTHLKVLDGVENVCVKTTEDMYQAVLSRYDEMDIVIKAAAVADYRPIEQYEKKIKKSDDTLTIRLQKNPDILKKLGELKTNQFLIGFAAETNDLEKYALEKLKNKNCDMLVANDVTALGAGFGTDTNKVNLYDKMGLIEEMPLLSKEQVSEQILKIAASKMS
- a CDS encoding Stp1/IreP family PP2C-type Ser/Thr phosphatase translates to MKSTNKTDVGRTRAVNEDRAAVQTELNGFTLAIVADGMGGHQAGDTASQITIETIQESLQSLEVNMSVEECEMSIREAIYLANAKIYQLASENEKYKGMGTTVVVALATVELILIAHIGDSRAYKYTDESMIQLTEDHSLVNELVKSGQISLEEAEQHPRRNLLTRALGTEEYVTIEIHRHEWLQHDLLMLCSDGLSSLVSQQDMVHILSKEQNIEHKANELIQHALDAGGDDNITVVLLVNE
- the fmt gene encoding methionyl-tRNA formyltransferase gives rise to the protein MKGNNQTMSLIKQIRIVFMGTPDFAVPSLQLLLEEQLNVVGVVTQPDRPKGRKRILTPTPVKVEALNHNIPVFQPEKMKNPDAIKQLKQLQPDLIITAAFGQILPKAVLEVPRLGCINVHASLLPKYRGGAPIHHAIKSGEAKTGVTIMYMAEGLDTGDMISRVEVPILDQDNTGTMFEKLSIAGAELLKTTLPKLVEGNIQPEVQNHEEATFASNIKREDELIDWGKSSKEIFNHIRALNPWPGSYTLWDGKVLKVWESLNPSDNSSKSDYDKETLPGTVVQMTSNGIEVITGDGTIWLTQIQPAGKKRMDVGQFSKGSMIPEGTLLGS
- the rsmB gene encoding 16S rRNA (cytosine(967)-C(5))-methyltransferase RsmB; translation: MTSSNTTTSKKKKPTARELAMNILTKVDEKKAYSNILLNESLNKFNLERQEAALTTEIVYGTIQRMNTIDYFLNQFVTKKVKKLQPWVRNLLRLSFYQLYYLDRIPDHAVVNEAVNISKRKGHRGISGMVNAVLRNIIRKKEQLELPSTSNIVQHISLKHSHPEWMVRRWIHQFGEELTEQICEANNGTPHVSVRVNTLKQDRDFLINEMQQEEIQISPSTISTDGIVVESGGNMAHSSWFKEGKISIQDESSMLVAAVIDPRPNETILDCCAAPGGKTTHMAEKMKNTGVIWANDIHPHKEKLIDEQVERLHLKNIKTSVQDAALLKQKFEKHSFDRILLDAPCSGLGVIRRKPDLKWVKSESDVQEITQIQLDILSNIADLVKPGGVLVYSTCTMESSENEHIVKAFLAQNPQFSIDPSIEKLLPQEIYHQIKLEEGMLQVLPNYYHSDGFFIARLHKNENI